In Pseudoroseomonas cervicalis, the DNA window AGCCTGCGCGAGGAGCTGGGCAGCCAGATCCGCCTGGCCTTCGACGCCCCGTCCGACCGGCTGATCGCGGCCCAGCTGGTGGCGCTGCTCGACCCCTCCGGCCGGCTGCTGGCCGAGGATGCGGCGATCGCCGCGGCGCTGGGCTGCGAGATCGCCCGCATCGCCGCCATCCGCGCCCGCATGCAGCGCTTCGAGCCGGTCGGCATGTTCTGCCGCAGCCTGGCCGAATGCCTGGCCGTGCAGCTGGCCGAGCGCAACCGGCTGGACCCCGCCATGCAGGCGCTGCTCGACCATCTGGAGCTGCTGGCGCGGCGCGACATGCGCGGCCTGATGCGGCTCTGCGGCGTCGATGCCGAGGACCTGGCCGAGATGGTGGCCGAGGTGAAGCGCCTCGACCCCAAGCCCGGCGCCGATTACGACGCCGCCCCCGCGCCGCCGCTGCTGCCCGATGTGCTGATGCGCCGCGCCCCCATCACCCCCGCCCCGAACGGCCAGCCCGCCGCCTATCCCCCCGCCGCGGGCGAGGCCGGCGACTGGCTGCTGGAGCTGAACCCGGAGACGCTGCCCCGCGTGCTGGTCAATCGCGGCTTCCACGCCCGCGCCCTGGTCAGCGCCACGCGCGAGGAGCGCGCCTTCCTCTCGGAGAAGTTCCAGGCCGCCAACTGGCTGGTGAAAAGCCTGGAGCAGCGCGCCGGCACCATCCTGAAGGTCGCCGCCGAGATCGTCCGCCGCCAGGACGGCTTCTTCCGCCACGGCGTCGAATATCTGCGCCCGCTGATCCTGCGCGACGTGGCCGAGGCGGTGGAGATGCACGAATCGACCGTCAGCCGCGTCACCGCCAACAAATACATCGCCACGCCGCGCGGCCTGTTCGAGCTGAAATATTTCTTCACCACCGCCATCGGCGGCACCGCCGGCGAAACCTTCAGCGCCGAGGCCATCCGCCACCGCATCCGCAGCATGGTGGCCGCCGAGACGCCGGACGACATCCTCAGCGATGACGCCATCGTCGCAGCTTTGCGTCGGGAAGGAGTGGACATCGCCCGCCGAACGGTGGCCAAATACAGGGAAGCGCTGCGGATACCATCATCGGTGCAGCGCAAACGGGAGAAGGCCGTCCCGGCCTGACACCGGAGCGGGCGCGACCCGCCCGCTTCGCCGTCCCAGCGGGACGGCCCCTCCCCATTCAAGAAGGAGGGGTTACCCCGCCATGCACATCGTCGTCGCAGGGAAACAGGTCGAAACCGGCGAAGCCCTGAAGGTCCATGTGGCCGAGGGGCTCACCACGGTGACCAAGAAATACTTCGACCACGCCCTGGAAGCGTATGTCACCTTCTCCAAGAACCGCGCCTTCTTCGGCTGCACCATCGACATCCACGCCGGACGCGGGCTCAGCCTGCGCGGCGAGGGCGAGGGCGCCGACGCGCACCGGGCCTTCGACGAGGCCGCCTCGCACATCGCCAAAAGGCTGCGCCGCTACCGCCGCCGGATGAACGAGCATTCCCGCGGCCTGGCCGATGAGCGCCTGCCCGCCAGCGCCGAGACCGCACGCCAGGTGATCCTGGCCCAGCCGGTCGACGAGCCGGAGGAGCCGGTCGATGTCGACGCCCTGCTGGCCGACATCCGCGGCACCACCCCGGCCGACCGGCCCGACCCCGCCGTGGCGAATGGCCACGACCTCGCCGACAATGGCGAGCACGGCGCCATCATCGCCGAAACGCCGACCGAGATCGCCCGCCTCAGCGTCTCCGAGGCCGTCATGCGCCTCGATCTCGGCCAGATGCCGGTGATGATGTTCCGCAACCGCAGCAGCGGCCAGCTCAACGTCGTCTACCGCCGCCAGGACGGCCATATCGGCTGGATCGACCCCGCGGCTGCGTGACGGCACGGGAGGGCGCGGCCCTTCCCAAAACCCAGCCGACAAAAAATCCGGGAGGCGTCGCCCTCCCGGACCCGGCCGACAAAAAAAGCCGGGAGGGCGCCCCCCTCCCGGACCCAGCTGACAAAAAAGCCGGGAGGGCGCCGCCCTCCCGGACCCTCCGGCCGGGGTGGCAGGGCCACCCCGGACCCCGCCATCAATCCCGGCGCGGCGGTGCCGCGCCGGGCTGCGCCCTCAGCGGCACATCAGCACGGGGATGTCGGCATTCTCCAGCACATGCCGCGTCACCCCGCCCAGGATCAGCTGGCGCAGCCGCGAATGGCTGTAGGCGCCCATGCACAGCAGGTCGGCATTGAAGTCGCGCACCGCGCCCAGCAGCCCGGCACCGACCTCGCGCGTCATCGGCTTGAACGGCACCGCCTCGGCCTGGATGCCGTGCCAGCGCAGATAGGCCTGCAGCCCCTCCGCCCCCGGCCCGCGCCGCTGATAGTCGTCGCTGTAGAGGATGCGCACCGCCTCGGCATGGTGCAGCCAGGGCAGCGCCGCCGCCACCGCCGCCGCGCTCTCCGCCGTGCCGTTCCAGGCACAGCAGACGCGGCTGCCGATGGTGGCCGGCGATTCGCGCGGCGCGATCAGCACCGGACGCCCGGAATCGAACAGCACCGCATGCAGCGCGTCGGAGGAGGAGACATCCTCATCCGCCTCCGGATGCGGCACCACCGCCATGTCGTAGAGCCGCGACTGCTGGGCGACGATGTCCTCCTCCCGCCCGGCGATGGATTCGAAGGACAGCGTCGGCCCCTCGGTCTTCAGCGCGCTCTCGGCCGAGAGCGCGATGGTCACGTCGCGCCCCTGCACGAATTTCTCGAACAGGGCACGCACCCGGCCGGCGCGCTCGCCGCTCTCGCGCTCGGTCGCCGCCATCATCTCCTCGATCATGGCGCCCGACAGGCCCTCGCCCGCCAGCGGCGCCACGTCGCGCGCATCGACCCGCACATGCAGGCAATGCACATGCGCGTTCCAGGTCCGCGCCACCATCAGCGCGGTGTTGAGCGCCGCCTCGCCCGCGGCGGTTCCGGTCAGCGGCAGCAGCAGCCGGCGATAGGCCATGGGTCGGTCTCCTCTGATCTGCCCGGATTATGGCTGCGCCCGGGCC includes these proteins:
- a CDS encoding universal stress protein → MAYRRLLLPLTGTAAGEAALNTALMVARTWNAHVHCLHVRVDARDVAPLAGEGLSGAMIEEMMAATERESGERAGRVRALFEKFVQGRDVTIALSAESALKTEGPTLSFESIAGREEDIVAQQSRLYDMAVVPHPEADEDVSSSDALHAVLFDSGRPVLIAPRESPATIGSRVCCAWNGTAESAAAVAAALPWLHHAEAVRILYSDDYQRRGPGAEGLQAYLRWHGIQAEAVPFKPMTREVGAGLLGAVRDFNADLLCMGAYSHSRLRQLILGGVTRHVLENADIPVLMCR
- a CDS encoding RNA polymerase sigma-54 factor → MAGIGPRLDLRQSQSLVMTPQLRQAIKLLQSSNLEVGAFVEEELERNPLLERDERPELPSGPAAPDAPPPSDSFEGTAGATLPTEADAPLDIADWSNVYDGEAGEAGFAGGLADAGFGGRGGRLDFGEDARGIDELAAERPRSLREELGSQIRLAFDAPSDRLIAAQLVALLDPSGRLLAEDAAIAAALGCEIARIAAIRARMQRFEPVGMFCRSLAECLAVQLAERNRLDPAMQALLDHLELLARRDMRGLMRLCGVDAEDLAEMVAEVKRLDPKPGADYDAAPAPPLLPDVLMRRAPITPAPNGQPAAYPPAAGEAGDWLLELNPETLPRVLVNRGFHARALVSATREERAFLSEKFQAANWLVKSLEQRAGTILKVAAEIVRRQDGFFRHGVEYLRPLILRDVAEAVEMHESTVSRVTANKYIATPRGLFELKYFFTTAIGGTAGETFSAEAIRHRIRSMVAAETPDDILSDDAIVAALRREGVDIARRTVAKYREALRIPSSVQRKREKAVPA
- the hpf gene encoding ribosome hibernation-promoting factor, HPF/YfiA family codes for the protein MHIVVAGKQVETGEALKVHVAEGLTTVTKKYFDHALEAYVTFSKNRAFFGCTIDIHAGRGLSLRGEGEGADAHRAFDEAASHIAKRLRRYRRRMNEHSRGLADERLPASAETARQVILAQPVDEPEEPVDVDALLADIRGTTPADRPDPAVANGHDLADNGEHGAIIAETPTEIARLSVSEAVMRLDLGQMPVMMFRNRSSGQLNVVYRRQDGHIGWIDPAAA